One part of the Sebastes fasciatus isolate fSebFas1 chromosome 8, fSebFas1.pri, whole genome shotgun sequence genome encodes these proteins:
- the LOC141772236 gene encoding uncharacterized protein LOC141772236 produces the protein MGLVLRVVLLWLLFIGELQAGITSSYHGPASGIGDMSYKSQVPGYPSQPQPQVNLLQPRSDYKPMPQQPISEPHPRSMPEWPRPMPEWCWLEPMSERPRHMTWRCWPMLEQRSMPEPPMPEMPRPMPERRWPMLESMPEPPMPERPIPERPRPMLELQSMPEPPMPERPIPKRRMPERRWTMPEMPRPMPERRWPMLERRSLPERPMPERPVPPQPMPERRWPMRERITKSGTRLASEK, from the exons ATGGGACTTGTTCTACG TGTGGTGCTGCTGTGGCTGCTGTTTATTGGAGAGCTACAGGCAGGCATTACAT CTTCCTATCATGGCCCTGCGTCTGGCATTGGGGACATGAGCTACAAGTCCCAGGTTCCTGGCTACCCGTCCCAGCCTCAGCCCCAGGTTAATCTCCTTCAACCAAGGTCTGACTATAAACCCATGCCCCAGCAGCCCATATCTGAGCCGCATCCTCGGTCCATGCCCGAGTGGCCCAGGCCCATGCCCGAGTGGTGTTGGCTCGAGCCCATGTCCGAGCGGCCCAGGCACATGACCTGGCGGTGTTGGCCCATGCTCGAGCAGCGTTCCATGCCCGAGCCGCCCATGCCCGAGATGCCCCGTCCCATGC CTGAGCGCCGTTGGCCCATGCTGGAGTCCATGCCCGAGCCGCCCATGCCCGAGCGTCCCATACCCGAGAGGCCCCGTCCCATGTTGGAGCTGCAGTCCATGCCCGAGCCGCCTATGCCCGAGCGTCCCATACCCAAGCGTCGCATGCCTGAGCGCCGTTGGACAATGCCCGAGATGCCCCGTCCCATGCCTGAGCGCCGTTGGCCCATGCTCGAGCGTCGGTCCTTGCCCGAGCGCCCCATGCCCGAACGGCCCGTTCCCCCCCAGCCCATGCCCGAGCGGCGCTGGCCCATGCGTGAGAGGATCACTAAAAGTGGGACCCGTCTCGCCTCTGAAAAGTAA